The Deltaproteobacteria bacterium GWC2_65_14 nucleotide sequence GGGATCCCGCTTGTGATAGACAACACGATGCCCTCCCCCTTCCTGTTCCGGCCCTTCGACCACGGGGCCGATGTCATCATCCACTCCACGACGAAGTTCATCGGGGGGCACGGCACCTCGATCGGCGGGGTCCTCGTCGACTCCGGGAAGTTCGACTGGGGGAACGGGAACTTCCCGCACTTCACGGAGCCGGATCCCTCCTACCACGGGCTGAAGTACTGGGAGGTCTTCGGGAACTTCCCGGGGCTGGGCAACGTCGCCTTCATCCTCAAGGCGCGGGTGCAGCTGCTGCGCGACCTGGGCCCCGCCATGTCCCCCTTCAACGCCTTCCTCTTCCTCCAGGGGCTGGAGACGCTGCACCTGCGGATGGAGCGGCACAGCGCCAACGCGCAGGCGGTCGCGGTGTTCCTGTTGAAGCACCCGAACGTGACCTGGGTGAACTACCCCGGGCTTCCCTCCCACCCGCAGCACGGGCTCGCGAAGAAGTACCACCACCGGGGCCTCTACGGAGCGATCCTGGGATTCGGCATCAAGGGGGGGATGGAGGCCGGGAAGAAGTTCATCGAACAGGTGAAGCTCTTCTCCCATCTGGCGAACATCGGCGACGCGAAGAGCCTGGTGATCCACCCGGCCTCGACCACCCACTCGCAGCTGACCTCCGCGGAGCGGCTGGAGACGGGGGTGACCGAAGACTTCGTCCGGCTGTCGGTGGGGCTGGAGCATATCGACGACATCCTGGAGGACCTGGACCAGGCGCTGCGGAAGAGCTGAGCAGACACCAGAGACCAAGGTTTTCCCGGTCCCCGGTTTTCGGCTACAATGGATTTCCGGGTTCCCGCGGGAAACGCATGCGGGAGGTAATCGATGAATGTGGAACGATGGATCCGGGTGATCGCGGGAACCTTCGTCCTGGCGAGCCTGCTCCTGGGGCTCTATGTGAGCCGGTACTGGTTTCTGTTCACCGCGTTCGTAGGGCTCAACCTGTTCCAGTCCGGGTGGACGAACTGGTGC carries:
- a CDS encoding O-acetylhomoserine aminocarboxypropyltransferase (catalyzes the formation of L-methionine and acetate from O-acetyl-L-homoserine and methanethiol) — translated: MGGNYRPETIALHGGQRPDPTTNARAVPIYQTTSYVFNDTAHAARLFGLAEFGNIYTRIMNPTSDVLEQRVAQLEGGSGALAVASGQAAETVALLNIAHSGDEILSSASLYGGTYNLFHYTFPKLGIGVKFVDPSNPENFRKAITKKTKAIFAESIGNPKLDTLDMRAVADIAHGAGIPLVIDNTMPSPFLFRPFDHGADVIIHSTTKFIGGHGTSIGGVLVDSGKFDWGNGNFPHFTEPDPSYHGLKYWEVFGNFPGLGNVAFILKARVQLLRDLGPAMSPFNAFLFLQGLETLHLRMERHSANAQAVAVFLLKHPNVTWVNYPGLPSHPQHGLAKKYHHRGLYGAILGFGIKGGMEAGKKFIEQVKLFSHLANIGDAKSLVIHPASTTHSQLTSAERLETGVTEDFVRLSVGLEHIDDILEDLDQALRKS
- a CDS encoding sulfurtransferase gives rise to the protein MNVERWIRVIAGTFVLASLLLGLYVSRYWFLFTAFVGLNLFQSGWTNWCLMETILKKVGVPER